In the Arachis hypogaea cultivar Tifrunner chromosome 20, arahy.Tifrunner.gnm2.J5K5, whole genome shotgun sequence genome, tattttttgtccttgaagtttgTTAAAAGtgtcaaaaatacccctaagttttaatttgtttcaatttcatCTTTAATGTTTTCGATTTTcatcaattttatccttatgtTCAAATTTTCTGGTCAAACTATGGtcaacattatttttttttccaattttaccTTTCAAATcttattctctttcatcattatcTCCAAACTTACTCAGCTGAGGAGGCTCAGCCTCTACTCCAACAACCTCAACGGCCCTATCCTTCACTTTCTCTTTGACTGTCTCCTCCGCCGCCCAGTCTACCTCCACAACAACTCCCTCTCCAGCCACCTCCCTTCGCCGCTCCTCAACCTCACCAACCTCCAGGTGCTCAACCTCGCTCACAACCTCCTCTCCGGCACACTCATCGGCGACATAACAGACTCCTTCCGATACCTCGACTTGTTTTCCAACACATTCTCCAATGACATTTCGATGAACTTCTCCTCCAAATCTTAGCTCCATCTCATCAACTTGTCCTACAATGGCTTCTTCGGTGGGATTCCGATCACCATTGGAGCTCTAAAGAAGCTCAAGTATCTCTGGCTTGCCTCCAATAACTTGCATGGGACCTTACCTTCAGCACCCGCAAACTGCACCAACCTCGTCCACGTTAGCGCCAAGAAGAATTCCATTGGAGGGTTAATCCCTTCAACAATAGGGATGATGCCGAGGCTTTAGGTTTTGTCCCTTTCAATAAAAAACTTTTCAGGTTCAGTCCTCACTTCGTTGTTGTGCGGTTCTTCATTCCTTCGAATCGTTAAGCTTGGCTTTAATTTTCTCACGGGAGTTTTCGAGCCATAGAGTACAAAGAACTGCATCAACTTGGGTTGAAGTGAGTCTCTGAATTGGAGCAACTCGATGGGTTGTTGTTGCTGTTCTTGATTGTGAAGGTTATACTCTTCTAccatttttgttttttgaattagTTTATTGAGATTTTTCGATCTTTGTTCTTTGTTCTgtttaaaaataagattaaagAGATGATATGGTGATAATAGTGGCGATAGTGGTAACGAGTTTGGCGACAGAGTAtttgaaagagagagaaaataatattttagagatGATAATAAAAGTGAATAGGTTTTGgaaggtaaaattaaaaaaaaatagtgttgACCATatagtttgataaaaaaaatttgaggataaagataaaattgatgcaaataaaaaaatttaaaaataaaattaaaacaaattaaaatttaaaaatatttttaaaatttttaacaaattttaataataaaaaatatattttaccctaaaaaAATAAACATCTTCAATCCTTGTTTTTGGTTTGTATCTTCAACCTTCTTCCCACACCTACCCTCAAGTTGCAATGGTAATAAACTAGGCCAATACTTGCATAAACTTCTTTTGTTATTCTAAAAAGAACCGCATCATTGTACTTTACCATGTGGTTTTGTTTTGTACATAGATTGTAGGAGCATGCATTTTACAACTCAAAATTCATGCCAACGATACCCTTTTTCTCCTCTTAAAATAATCATCGAATACTAACAAAACTAATGGTTCAATTTGTCAAtatgtttttctttcttcttgagaTTCAACATGTATTGTATACTAACAAAATCATGatggtaaataataaatatgcgCAATTTGGAAATTTAAGACTGAATTTTTATACAAAGGTTTTGCTGAATGAATTGacgaaagaaaattaaaacgagcAGACTCAATGATGTAAATGAAAGCCCAAACTCTACAAAACGCTGTAGTTACAATGGGCTAAAGCCCAATCCAATAAAAGCCCGTTAACAATAATTACTGTCCATGCATGATGCATGGTGGATAGAGCTGTTTGGTTTAGGTAGtcgggaagaagagaacaaggcAACCAGCTTCATTAGCAATTTGCAGCATTGCCAAATGGCAATGGCAATGGCCATGGCCTCATCCTCAATGTTATCAACAACTTGTTCTTTCAGTTTCCCTTCTATCACTATGTGCATTTCCTCTTACAACCCTAACCGTTCTAGAAGACTAGCTCTCTTTCACCTTCTTTCTGGTCCTTTTGGTAATTAACCTCCGTTCACATCAgctttattattattcatttgaTACTTAgagttaattaattatattataactcTGTTTACATTAACAGAATTGTTACGGCAATTTGTTCAGCTATTCCACAGTCCCAATCTCTGTTATTTGGTGTAAAAGGTTCAGAATTGTTTAGAGTAGGAGAGGCTAATGCAGCAGAGAATCTAATTCAACCAGAGCAAAACTTGTTTGAATGGGTCAAAAATGACAATAGAAGATTCTTACATGTTGTGTACCGTGTTGGGGACTTGGATAAGACTATAAAGTATGCTACCTATGATGCTTCAATTGCcctaaattaatgcaattattataaTTCTATATTCTTGAATCTTGATTACATTTTTGgaatgtgtatatatatttagGTTTTACACGGAGTGCCTTGGCATGAACCTGTTGAGAAAACGTGATATACCTGAAGAAAGATACACAAATGCTTTTCTTGGATATGGCCCTGAAGATTCCAATTTTACAGTTGAGCTTACCTACAGTGAGTTTAGATGTGCAAGATTCAAACTTTTGTTTAGCATAAAATAGTTTGTGCTTCTCATGTTTCGTGTTTGTATTTCTTCATCATTGCAGATTATGGAGTGGACAAGTATGACATTGGAAATGGGTTTGGTCATTTGGGTGTTGTAGTTGAAGATGTAAGCTCCTATTATAGAACAATTAGAAAACAAAGCATGATTGTTGATATTGTAGAACTAAGCAACAGCAACTTAAAAATAGAGTCTCCATTTGAACACATTGGTACATTAAGaaccaatttatatttttcatgAACATTAGTTACCAGCTTATATAACATCACTAGCCAATTGATCAATGTGTGTTGTTATCTTCAAACTGTGAAATTCTCACAGGAAGTTAAAAACTCAAATGGTCTTTTTTAGAGTGGTTTTTGGTACATTTCCTTTTCTTGATGCTCAATGTATGCTGCATGTCTCTATCAAATTTCTGACTTAAATTATGATGATTATTGTCCTTACTCCAATTTTCTAGGCTGCCAAGGCAGTTGATCTGATAAAAGCAAAAGGTGGAAAGGTTATCAAGGAACCAGGGCCTGTCAAAGGTGGCAGCACAGTAACTTCTTTCATCCAAGATCCTGATGGTTATGAATTTGAGCTCTTGGAAAGAGGACTTACTTCCGAACCCCTATGCCAAGTGTCACTTCGTGTAGGTGATCTTGACCGTGCCATAGTCTTCTATCAGAAAGTGAGTGTTTTCTACTCCTATTAGGATGAAAATGTGAAAGGTTCTTTCATGAAGTGAATTCCATCTTTCTTTCATGTAGCTTAATATTTGTCCTTGTTTTATGGATTTCAAAAGGCTCTTGGCATGCAACTTCTGCATAGGAAAGACAATCCTGAGCACAAGGTAAACTTATGGTGATGGCAATTATTAATATCATGCGCAAGTTGGCTTGTTTGGTTTCTGCTTTTATTTTCAGTGACCTTTGCTTATTAgattttgtgaagaaaaaaagtaaaaacaaaaaacatgATTTTATCGATTTTTAGCTATCAATTGTCATTGATTCTGATTGTTTTACAGAATACAGTTGCCACAATGGGGTATGGTCCTGAAGATAAGAACACTGTTCTAGAACTTACATATAACTATGGAATCACTAATTATGACAAAGGAAATGGCTATGGACAGGTAGATACTATTTAGTTTCCATTTTCGAAAGTGGTTTTATTGATTTTTGTGTTGTTTTCCGTGTCTATTTTCTATATCTTACTGTTAGAATGCAACTCATTTATGTGTTTGCACAGATTGCAATAGGCACAAATGATGTGTATAAGAGTGCAGAAGCAATCAAACTGTGTGGAGGCAAGATTATCCGTGAACCTGGGCCGCTGCCAGGTATCAACACCAAGATAGCAGTTTGCTTGGACCCTGATGGTTGGAAATTGGTATGCATAACCTTTCCCTCTATTTGATTGTATGGGATTTATTATGTGCTTCTTCTAAGACTTCAACCAGGTCAACTACGTTGATGAGGTCAACTACGTTGATGAATTCATGGGTGGTTTGTGTATGATATGTAATAAGAGAGGAATGAATCATATGTGAAATAACGTGAGAAATTCTAGGCGAACATATTTTGTTTTAAACACCATGCCGACTCACTCTCCATGGTTGGACGGAATGAGTCGGATGACTTGCGATGCAAGATATGTACACCTAACGTAACTCAAAATACTATTATCACTACTGCTTTTTCTCTATACCTATCATCTGAATTCTCCATTCATTTACACCCGAGACTTTGGCATAGAATGATACCATCTTATTGTATTTTAAAGTTTGACTTGTGTATTACTTATGCAGGCTTTTGTTGATAATGCTGATTTCCTGAAGGAATTAGAGTGACAATGTAATGGTTCTAGATCCTATGCCTCTTCATTGAAATCATTGTACTCTATCAATGTCCTTGGTGAAATCTTACAGTTATTCTATCAAATGTACATCTGTATAAGCATCTCATcaagtaaaagtaaaagagaagtaGAAAAAGCAACCCCATATCagccattttattttattttctgtttatatttATGCCGCTTTGGCGCGGCAATTCAACATATACTGGATCCCATCAAGCCAGAACTGTTTGTCTCTTTTACtctcacattcaaactctattATCCTTTCTGCAGTTTTAATTCCAAAATATGCCCTCTTTTCTATTAAgtcttccttctctcttcccGGCCAAGCTTGGACATCACTGCAGACTCCGGTGACTATACCTGCGATTTTATAGGGCGTACCTTAAAGCATTGGTTTTCAGATTGTGCGAAAGAATAGTTATGAATGAAACTTTGAGCTTACATTTCTTCTTTTTGGTGAATGTTCCTGCCATGTGCTTGCTCTTCATTTTCGCTATAACCTGTTGTAATTTTGTTAGAACATTCCATGTAACTATTTAATTGGAGATATCAACAAAATCAGTGGTTACGATTATCTCCTATGCCTATTATTTGTTGATGGATTTTTGAGTGTCTTCTAGCAATTACCTGTAAATTTGAATTCATATTGAAAGATACTTGCTTCCAGTGAAGATCTCCTGCATTTAACATTGGGATACTTTGTGTTATAAATATAAACTTCTATATGCATTTGCCATTTGTTTTAATTCACTTAGATTGCTATGAACATTTTAATGATACCTTTTCTTGTACGCTTTAGAATCTCCCCTCCTTTGAAAACAGAGTCCAGTGCCAGCAAGATGTTTGCTTCTCTTCCTTCCTTGCATTTTTCATCGACTAGAGGGAACGTCGTCGCTCCAACCCCCTTCTGCAGTCTTGCCTTTAGAGTAGCAGCTCCTCGCAACGCTTCCAACATAACATTTCGTTTAGTAGATTCTTTCATTATAATATTAGATGACATCTTTGGCATATGAACTTATAACATTTCTTCTATGGTTTTCTGGTCTCCATCTACCTCCGGCTATAAAACTACCCTCCATATGATCTACTTTATTAACTGAAAGCCTCAACAGCCTTATCAAAACATGTTCATAGCACCTAAAGAGTTAATACACGAGGCAAGAACATGGTGCAAAATGCAAATTGAGAAATGAACAATATAGAGGTTCTGATACCTGTGGCCGCTCCAGCTGTTAAAGTCATCATATCTCCATTGGTTTTTGCATTAATGGCAGAGTTAACTACAGTTAAGATTTGTTCATGTTCAGCTCCCATATCCTCAGCAATCTCAATGCAGTGAGAGGCAACCAAGGCTGCTGCTGATGCAATCGTGGCAGAACTGATGGGATTGTTCTTTTGGCCGGCATTAGGCACTTCTTGTGATGATGCCATTGAAGCTGCAATGGCCGCAACGGCAGCAGCTACACCTGCCACGGATACTGCAGCATGCAACTGAGCATTATGAGTCCTAATTTCCTGCTTTTTCCTCTCCTTTTGATCCTTCAGCCATCTTCCCATTGTCCTTCCTCTCAGCAAACTCTTGTAAAGCTAGTATGCAAAAGTTTACAAgaagaataacaaagaaaaagagtgatgaatgattgagcttttatttttagtatataatcaTGAGGTTGAGTGTAATGTACCCCATTTCTGAGCAAGTTTTGACTTGAAAGGAATTCTGGATTGATTGCTTGATGGAGTAAAAATAAGTCCTGCACATAATGGATACTTTTTGTCATTAATTTCTCTACTTGGGTTAAGTCCAGATTTATGTCATTTAGTTTATCCTTTTTTGAAACTACATATCAAGCAATCAGTGACATAATTATCCATTATGGGCAGCACATAATGTTAAAAATAAGTTCTTCTGTAAGTTAGAAACCAAAACAACCTCACATGTTGTGACTTATCTGAATTCACAGTGTGTAGATAAGACAGATAGATGATTTTAAAGTGAAAGGTGAAGTTTAATTAGAGCATATTAATGCCAAATGATGATTACCATACTATATGTGAAAGCAGTATGATAGTACCTTAGTTTCATCACTATCTTTTGGCAAAATCTGAGGGCAACATCCATTAAGTAACTGCTCAAATAATTTACATCAGAATCATTGTAAATATATAAAGCAATAGCTACACACTTTGAAATTCATATATGCTTGTAAATATTGAAGAATTCTAGAATCAGGAGAAAGAAAGAACATTGATTTTGGTGAAAAGGGCTTCTGATTTCTCATTAGAATCTCTtctttttggcttttttttttctttccctttacTCAAGTGTGTGTGCATAGCATAGAATCTATTATTAATAGAACTCAAACTAACTTCTTGATTTTCAGTTTCAAAATGCTGCATTTCTTGCTAACTAAAGTAGTTTTAAAGGCCTAATTTCTGATTAAAAGGTTTTTCAAATTCCAAAGTAGAACCAAAAGCAAAAAACTTACAGAATCCTTGTTCTCAGCAGAAGTTGTGGAAGGCTTGATGTTAGTGTTATAGTGAAGTGCTTTGGAGAGTTCCATTGCTGAGAGACTCCATGATCTTGCAAGAAACTCCATAGACTCTGTTGGAGTCTCAGGTGGTGGACATGATGATGATAGTGTGCATTCTGAAGCTGCATTCTCATCTATGTTCTCTAGCTGATGAATTGAGCATTTGGAATTTGTAGAGCTCACTTTCATtccaataaaaataatgaaaaagggTCAAATTTTTTCATCACAATGAATAAAACATGATTATCATATTAATCAAAATCAACATTTGTCCTGAAATGAAgccaaaagaaattaaaaaactaCCTAACAACATTAACAATTATAACTTGTAAAGAAtcacagaaaaggagttaaatTCTTTTATATGTAAAAGCATGGATTCTTGTTTTGTCATGTTATGCTAAGTATATATACTCTCATTTATTACTTTTCAAGTgcctaaaagaaaatgaaaaaaaaaaaagaagtttctCATTTAGCACTCACTTGTTAAAGAGTGGTGAGAGAATTGAGAATGTGGAGAGcaagatggtgatggtgatgagaGGAATGAGGAGCAACAGTTAGATATTTAacatgatagaaaaataaaaataaaaataaaaaatattttaattgaggATAATAAAGACAAGTTAAAAGATTCAACAAGGTGGTAGAAAAAAAAGGGACCCAGGGcattttttcattcattcatgTCTCCAACTTAATATGTTTattgttgctttctttttttgtatttccACTTCTTAGTGCTTTATGCATTAAAGCAGTGAAAGGCCTGGTTTTATGGCAGCCAAGTTCATCATTTCATGGATTCTCCTTTGTCACCATTAACACATTTTCTAAAGTAAAGTTTATGGGGGGCCAATTAATTACTAATAGTATGctgtttctttattttatttacaaaaacaGATAATTTAATAATAACTTTCTATCCAGAAGGCTCTACCAATTTGGTTTTGTTTAATTTAGTACAAATTTATGTGCATGAATGGTgtgcttcttttttcttttcttttttattaattttttttttaaaaagaagggTTCAAATAGCCGTAGACACCATCATTATATTTTGGTTATAATGAAGGAAGGGTTTGACATATCACACACACACAACAATAATATGTACACACACGAATGTAGATAGATACATATGATGTTCATAATGATGTGattatgttaaaatattttatgcTGTGCCTACGGTTGTTGCACTAATTAAtcaccattatcatcatcatcatcataatcatagaTATAGATCATAGATActtatttctaatatttataattgCAGTGCTACCTTATTAATATCTATGTTTCTTTACTAAGAGGGGAGCAtcgttttaattgaaaaaaaattattaccaaGAAGCAAGGAAGCCTGGGGCTCAATTTAAAAATAGATAGgggtatttaaaaaaataaaaataaaaaaagagacatCGAAGCAGTACCTTCTCAATCTCCTAACAAGCAAATAATATTTATGAATAATTATGTTACTATCAATATTGATTTTAGATTGATTTACAAATTTGACTGTTATGAATTTCTATTGGAGACGTGAATGTCTATTTGTGTGAACTGAATATGTTTAGTTTTTCTATTTTGAAAGAGATTGTATAGTTTCACATGTATTTTATTAtgtattgaaaaagaaagaaaacagagagggtTATTGAAGAAGAGTATATACTTTATTATCTATGAAAAGAGTGAGTATTGTTAATTTTCACTCAACTATACTAGATTAAATGAAAGTTAGTATCCTCGTATATAAATAAGGCAATATTACTAAATAACTTCAATTATATATCAACTTTGAGACCATGAAATAATGATTGGATTTATACCCTTTTGTAATAATTAGGGTTGCTATGTGACAAATAAGTGCGTTAACACAGTTCACACGCGAAGAAACCACTATGCCGGTGTTTGGTGCTTTATAGAATTATAGGTTATAGGCTACTCATAATATAAATTAGAGAAATAACTTAGATTAGTTGAGTATCAACTCACTTGTCGctttaaaaaaatgttagaagtTTAAATCATGTCTTATATATGTagcaaatttttaaatagagtttagaTCTGTAATTATTTCACAAATTCTCATTTTATCCCTCATCGATTGAAAAATGATATTGCAGCCCCTCACGATTAATTATGTTCGATATTCTGTCTCTTTTGTTATTGTCTCTATCCAGAACTAACGAATATTGTCTACATATATTATTAACTCAACACATGTCAAACAACTATTTAAAAGGATAAATTGCCTCCTGGTGAATTAGCAAAATGATGTTGTTATGCACGTCTCAAAAATgctttacttcttcttcttccttttattGTTCATTTTACTACAATCATATCTCCTCACTCCACCCTAGCTGCCACTACTTCCACCCCCTCACTGATCTTTATCATTGCACCTCACTGCCATCTTTAATGTCACAAACTGAAGCTAAATGAGAATTTAATGGGTATATTGTATTGTTGTAGGAATGAGTGAGACCATGAGAATAGAAATAAAGGTGAGGAATAAATACAGAG is a window encoding:
- the LOC112786656 gene encoding VAN3-binding protein isoform X1, which produces MSSTNSKCSIHQLENIDENAASECTLSSSCPPPETPTESMEFLARSWSLSAMELSKALHYNTNIKPSTTSAENKDSLLNGCCPQILPKDSDETKDLFLLHQAINPEFLSSQNLLRNGLYKSLLRGRTMGRWLKDQKERKKQEIRTHNAQLHAAVSVAGVAAAVAAIAASMASSQEVPNAGQKNNPISSATIASAAALVASHCIEIAEDMGAEHEQILTVVNSAINAKTNGDMMTLTAGAATALRGAATLKARLQKGVGATTFPLVDEKCKEGREANILLALDSVFKGGEILKRTRKGDLHWKQVSFNMNSNLQVIAKMKSKHMAGTFTKKKKCIVTGVCSDVQAWPGREKEDLIEKRAYFGIKTAERIIEFECESKRDKQFWLDGIQYMLNCRAKAA
- the LOC112786656 gene encoding VAN3-binding protein isoform X2, translated to MSSTNSKCSIHQLENIDENAASECTLSSSCPPPETPTESMEFLARSWSLSAMELSKALHYNTNIKPSTTSAENKDSLLNGCCPQILPKDSDETKLYKSLLRGRTMGRWLKDQKERKKQEIRTHNAQLHAAVSVAGVAAAVAAIAASMASSQEVPNAGQKNNPISSATIASAAALVASHCIEIAEDMGAEHEQILTVVNSAINAKTNGDMMTLTAGAATALRGAATLKARLQKGVGATTFPLVDEKCKEGREANILLALDSVFKGGEILKRTRKGDLHWKQVSFNMNSNLQVIAKMKSKHMAGTFTKKKKCIVTGVCSDVQAWPGREKEDLIEKRAYFGIKTAERIIEFECESKRDKQFWLDGIQYMLNCRAKAA
- the LOC112786277 gene encoding putative lactoylglutathione lyase; this encodes MHDAWWIELFGLGSREEENKATSFISNLQHCQMAMAMAMASSSMLSTTCSFSFPSITMCISSYNPNRSRRLALFHLLSGPFAIPQSQSLLFGVKGSELFRVGEANAAENLIQPEQNLFEWVKNDNRRFLHVVYRVGDLDKTIKFYTECLGMNLLRKRDIPEERYTNAFLGYGPEDSNFTVELTYNYGVDKYDIGNGFGHLGVVVEDAAKAVDLIKAKGGKVIKEPGPVKGGSTVTSFIQDPDGYEFELLERGLTSEPLCQVSLRVGDLDRAIVFYQKALGMQLLHRKDNPEHKNTVATMGYGPEDKNTVLELTYNYGITNYDKGNGYGQIAIGTNDVYKSAEAIKLCGGKIIREPGPLPGINTKIAVCLDPDGWKLAFVDNADFLKELE